From the genome of Geothrix sp. 21YS21S-4, one region includes:
- a CDS encoding biopolymer transporter ExbD, giving the protein MDAGGGGKGGVKSDINVTPLVDIVLVLLIIFIVITPAVNSAVKLPLAKHSPKAEKNQGEKYLTLMLTSKRNDKYEVIGPGPVLIDDKDAKDERFFINEEAQQQKLSDYINRNVSQLSQRVVFVKADADLPFKYINELFQVCRKGGADEASIVTSEDKGNQQEGGK; this is encoded by the coding sequence ATGGATGCAGGTGGTGGTGGCAAGGGTGGCGTGAAGTCGGACATCAACGTCACGCCCCTTGTGGACATCGTGCTGGTGCTGCTGATCATCTTCATCGTGATCACGCCCGCGGTGAACAGCGCAGTGAAGCTGCCGCTGGCCAAGCACAGTCCGAAGGCGGAGAAGAACCAGGGCGAGAAGTACCTCACCCTGATGCTGACCTCCAAGCGCAACGATAAGTACGAAGTGATCGGCCCCGGCCCCGTCCTGATCGACGACAAGGACGCCAAGGACGAGCGCTTCTTCATCAACGAAGAAGCCCAGCAGCAGAAGCTGTCGGACTACATCAACCGCAACGTCTCCCAGTTGAGCCAGCGCGTGGTGTTCGTCAAGGCCGACGCCGACCTTCCCTTCAAGTACATCAACGAGCTGTTCCAGGTCTGCCGCAAGGGGGGCGCCGATGAAGCGTCCATCGTGACCAGCGAAGACAAGGGCAATCAGCAGGAAGGGGGCAAGT
- a CDS encoding MotA/TolQ/ExbB proton channel family protein, whose amino-acid sequence MNLLSSSLVLGLAEGGHDSFSAAEIWRSASIANKFIIAILFVLLAYQIYVAVERFVTYAQSKQASDKFLKLFMDTLRRGDFEAAKRAATTHNKSHIALVLKHGLDIFQYEKQLKTMNPNHDAIQPVERAIQRGTAEVLELLKKGMSGLATIGALAPFIGLLGTVIGIIKVFSDLKTKGAGDINALAGSIGEALATTALGLIVAIPAVWIYNLLTNKQDVVVTNINNAASQMIDEFIRRESQS is encoded by the coding sequence ATGAACCTGCTTTCCTCTTCCCTGGTCCTCGGTCTCGCCGAAGGCGGCCACGACAGCTTCTCCGCGGCCGAGATCTGGCGCTCGGCCTCCATCGCCAACAAGTTCATCATCGCCATCCTCTTCGTGCTGCTGGCCTACCAGATCTACGTGGCCGTCGAGCGCTTCGTGACCTACGCCCAGAGCAAGCAGGCCTCGGACAAGTTCCTGAAGCTCTTCATGGACACCCTCCGCCGCGGGGACTTCGAAGCCGCCAAGCGCGCCGCCACCACCCACAACAAGAGCCACATCGCCCTCGTGCTGAAGCACGGCCTGGACATCTTCCAGTACGAGAAGCAGCTCAAGACCATGAACCCCAACCACGACGCCATCCAGCCCGTCGAGCGCGCCATCCAGCGCGGCACCGCCGAGGTCCTCGAGCTCCTCAAGAAGGGCATGAGCGGCCTGGCCACCATCGGCGCCCTGGCCCCCTTCATCGGCCTGCTCGGCACCGTGATCGGCATCATCAAGGTCTTCTCCGACCTGAAGACCAAGGGCGCCGGCGACATCAACGCCCTGGCCGGCTCCATCGGTGAGGCCCTGGCCACCACCGCCCTCGGCCTGATCGTCGCCATCCCGGCCGTGTGGATCTACAACCTGCTGACCAACAAGCAGGACGTGGTCGTCACCAACATCAACAACGCGGCCTCCCAGATGATCGACGAGTTCATCCGCCGCGAGAGCCAGAGCTAG
- a CDS encoding energy transducer TonB, whose translation MSKDPQKPVPAKQAAPTETLEDAVYKSSLSAGNEAIKRGNPMVTIPTTVAMYALFAVAAFQLAKHTEAGQKVIKTVGIDISEQKAEDAPPPPPPPPPPPPPPPPPMAMTTTSKADTTPIDPRQEVVPETVPKELPKQDHSLGGVPGGVPGGVPGGVIGGVVGGVVGGVVGGTGKVVDFDFSQVKIKYQPPQPPYPPLAKIAKIQGTVVVEIVIGPDGIPTDAVAKEGPPQLRQYAADWGKTWRFEPAMMNGVPQYARFKLTMSFRLK comes from the coding sequence CCCCAAAAACCAGTTCCCGCCAAACAGGCTGCTCCTACGGAGACGCTGGAGGATGCCGTCTACAAATCCTCCCTCTCCGCCGGGAACGAAGCCATCAAGCGGGGCAACCCCATGGTGACCATCCCCACGACGGTGGCCATGTACGCCTTGTTCGCCGTCGCGGCTTTCCAGCTGGCCAAGCACACGGAAGCCGGCCAGAAGGTGATCAAGACGGTGGGCATCGACATCTCGGAGCAGAAAGCAGAGGATGCGCCGCCTCCTCCGCCTCCGCCCCCCCCTCCTCCCCCGCCGCCGCCGCCGCCCATGGCGATGACGACGACGAGCAAGGCGGACACCACGCCCATCGATCCCCGGCAGGAAGTGGTGCCTGAGACGGTGCCCAAGGAACTGCCCAAGCAGGATCACTCCCTGGGTGGCGTTCCCGGCGGCGTTCCGGGCGGTGTCCCGGGTGGCGTCATCGGCGGCGTGGTCGGCGGTGTCGTCGGCGGCGTGGTCGGCGGCACCGGCAAGGTGGTGGACTTCGACTTCAGCCAAGTGAAGATCAAGTACCAGCCGCCCCAGCCCCCCTATCCCCCCCTCGCCAAGATCGCCAAGATCCAGGGCACGGTGGTGGTGGAAATCGTCATTGGGCCCGACGGCATTCCCACGGATGCCGTCGCCAAGGAAGGTCCTCCTCAGCTGAGGCAGTACGCGGCCGATTGGGGTAAGACCTGGCGTTTCGAGCCCGCCATGATGAATGGCGTCCCCCAATATGCCCGCTTCAAGCTGACCATGTCGTTCCGGCTGAAGTAG